tgttttaagttttcaagCAATAATTATAAACAGACAATACAGCCATGGTCCATGGTGCCAGAAATTAAGAATAATATACTGCTGCATACAGCAAACCTAAACTGTCGACTGATGAAGAGATATATATGGTTTCAATATTACGTGTTACAAGAGAATTATGTTGAgagtgtaaatattttgttgGGAAATTAAGGAACCTAACCTGCATTCCATAGGAAATAGAGTTGTTTCTTATATTATCAATTAGTTTTACGGTTTGAAATCTTAGCTTTCTTGAAAGAATCAAACAACAATATATATGTTTGACACTAATAAAGAATTATATTATTGATGATACTTATACAAATGCCAGCAGGACTGTATACAAGAGGagaaaaaaaccctaaacacaTATATAGACTAAGCATGCACAAACCTTTAACCTTTTCTCCAATCAAgccaaatatataatatatagaccacaaatataaatatatgtcaCAAATCAACAAATTGGATGTCTGTCTAATATGGAGTATGTATGGAATATGTTTCTTCATTTAGAGCAAATCCATGCTGTTCTCATCCACCTGAAATCCCATCTCATCCAAATTTGAAGCCACCCCGTTGTCGAAGCTGCCTTCTTCTAAATTCATGTCCCATAGAAACCCATATTCGTCGTCGTTTTTCGTGTTTAATTCGGAGACGGAGGAATTGGTATATTTTTCCTGATGAGGAAGCTGTAGGAGATTCAGGAAAGCGTTGGTTTGGTTGTGGTTTTGGTTGTACACACAAGGCATTGTTTGGTTATAAGTTGGAGGAGGTGGAACTAAATTTAAAGGAACAGTGCATGGTGTGGTCTCCAACGTAAAGTCATGGGGGTTGAGTTTGGTGCTGTTCTCTGCTGCCTTGCCTTTGTAGAAAACTCTGCACAGAACCCAGTCTTCCTGTGAAACAAAAGAACAATATAGTAAGCTTAATTAGGAAAAACAATTGCAGTTAAATGCATGTCAAAGCactatttacaaaatatatatgtttagtGAAATATTATATGCAATTGCTAACAATAGTTGTGATGTGAAtgattataatttaattttgttaaatagTATATGTACAAGTAAGATAATTTGAGTGAATTGAAGCATCGTATCAACATGCAATGTGGTGTATCAAATGCATGCTCGAAATGGTTTATTGTATACCATGTGAATGTTATTGTGATGAGTTCTAGCTAGATACATGATACACCAACTCATACTTTCCCTCTAAATTTTGGACTGTTCCAAAATTTTCCATGCATGATGCTTGAAGCCCATACTGTCCTTCAGGTTTCCTGAGATTGATGATCTCTCACTCAAAGACAGTTCACTGGAGTGGCTGGCTGTTGCATTggtataataataaaatgatgGGGGTATTGTCACGTGCAGATTTGAATTTCACGTGACTAACTTTATATCTTAACGTGAAGAATATTTGTGGCGTGTGGATGAAGGATTTCATATAAATATACCATTAGTAtgataataattaagaaaattggaTTATATGAATAGTATTAGCTAGAAATATCGATGAAATTACCTTAGGAGGCATATGTGGGGTCTCCAGTCGGAACTCATGCATAATCCAACCAGTTTTGATTCCATTAGGAGCTCTGTTCCGATAGAACACCAAAGTCTTCCTCATCCCTACGATATCCCCAGTTCCTGGCTCCATCACCAGCCGATCTTTCCCTGTTGCTTTCCAGTATCCAGTTGACGTCGCACGGTTGGTCCGGAACCCCGTCGCATACTTACGGTCACGGAAGCTGAAGAAGTACCACTCATTGGCATTCAGCTTGGCCACCTCTACAATAACCAAAATAGAATTACaaaagtttcattaattaatcaCAATTATCCTTAATCTTACACCattttgtattatatatatatatatatgcatgcaatgCTAATTATCTAATTAGGTATATATCATTATCAATATTCTTGTCATTAAAAATGAGTAATTATGGCCAAAACAAAAAGTACTAAGAAAAGTCCTATATAACAAAGAACAGTAAGATTAGGGCCTTGAAATTGGCCAAAAGTAAGAAAAGTGACATTTGTTATGTAACATTGCtttccttttttcttgttttgagtTAGCAAATGTGTTGGCAAGTCAAGATCATCTTCATAGCTATGAGTTATGTCTAAGGAAACTAAGCTTAAGACTAAGAGAGATGAGTGGTAGGTGTCACATACAATTATTTAAGGAAACATCGTCATCTAATTAAGGACCATAACCATTAGGGTTCAAAGTCAAAAACCACTCTGATTATCTGAACAAGGAAACTTTAATCATATTAATTCTTAATGAATAGTTGTCTGTGGGAAGtacatgccacgtgtcatattTTCACTACGGGAAAAATCATGATTAACCATTCAGTTTAAAAGTAACctagtttttattttacttttgctTGAAAACAGAGAAATTTCTGCTTATTTTTAGCTGTATATTTATTTGTGTCTATCTTTTACATTACGTGATGAATTTGAGAAGATATACAAAGGATTAGAAAGTAGAATTCCTCTCCTAGAAATAACGTAAAGTTTCTATTATTCCTTCTTATCTGATACTTGCCCAAGAAGGTAAAGAAAGCTAATTACTATTCAAGGTATCTCGAGCATATCATAATTAATACATAATTTAGAAGACCCTGTCAGATCAGGCTAAGGAAACTGTATGATAATTGGGACGTACGGATGGCAGGTAGATGATTCCTATTCGACATAACAAGGATAAGGATAATTAAAAGTAGTAGCTACAATACACTAAGCACAGAAGATCGATTTCATCTAGCTTGCTATTCATGAACACATCTGGGCCGTTTATAAAGAAAGCAAAGGTCCCACTTCAAATGGACGGTTTCGATATGTTTGGCAACTAGAGACGATTTTTGCACATGACAGGAGGCATCAAATGATCGAATATAGCTCACATGATTTCCATGAACACAGCTGTGTGtatgcgagagagagagagagagagagagagagagagagagagagagagagagagaggatataCGGAATACTTACGTATATGGATACTAGCTCTGctatttttgtaataaaacttGTATAATAGTACACCAAAGATAATGAAACAAGCATGCATAGTGCTTACTTTTTGTGGCAAATCGAAGAGATGTAAATAAACGTATTAGCTAGTTAATTAATGATATCATTCTCTTGGTTGAAAAAATACGAATCCCTAGTTTGTATATTCTGCTCTAGCTAGAGATTCCATACATATTTTAGAAGTCGTTCTTCCTCAAAAGTTTGCATCTACCCAACCATGGCCTGgcacgcgcgcgcgcgcacaaaCACATGTACATGCCTTGATTGAGAACTCTCTCAACATAGATGAGAATGTATATGGTTGGaggttaatttctttttaggtCAGAGTAGGATTTCATTGCTCGAAAAATATAATGACTTACATAAGAGTGGGCATGTGAAAAGAAACGGGGCATCTGAAAAAACTTTACTCGAGTAAAACCACATGGTATATGCTTAAGCTTGGAGCTGAAAATATTATGGATTCAAgtctcctattttttttttcaattctagtatattaatatatatatataattgaaggaaataaaaatatagaaagaaaatgccatcttctctctctctgatcTTTTTCGAAACTCAGTCAACTTTCTGTTTATCTGGGCATCCAccatgactcaaaacaacacaacatAAACAAATCTTTGTACTTTCCAAcgggaaaagaaaacaaatcttTGTCTttggaaaataaaagatagtTTCATCGATCTTTTAAATGGTCAATGTTATTTTTCTGAAAAGTACTAAAAAAAACCATGACCCTATTCATCAACTTGAATCCATGATGATGCAAAAGATAAAGAAGGAGAAGTGAAAAGATTCAAGAAACGAAGAAGAATCAACGGAGGAGATTAGTAAAGTGATTACACATAGAGGATGGTAATCAATTAACGTAATAAATACGTACCAGGAAGTTGCCATGGCTCGCAGATATGCAAGTCAATTTCAACCAAAGTACCCTTCAAAGCTTCTTCATTTGTGATCTTTTTGTACAAATAATGGCAGACCAGCTCCTCATCGCTGGGGTAAAACCGAAACCCAGGAGGCAGTGTGGCTCCAATGTCTCTCAGCCccatattaattaaaattaatcttgTTAACTAATAAGGAGAGAGCTCAAATCAATAGAGATAAAGGATAATTTGGGTTGGTAGCTAGCAACAGAAAAGAAGCACTAGTTCTTCTCTGAAATATTGAAGTATACCTGGATCTTTGAGAGAAAATTTTGGGTTATGTGTGGTGGGGAGCTGGAATGTAGCTGAATTCAAAAGAGGCTTTTGATTCCTTTGTTGGAAATATTTAATTTATAGAGGGCCAAAGGTTGGCTAAGATTTATATGGTTAATTAGGATAATAATGTCTTTTTAGCCGGTTAGAATTTCTTATTACAATATCATTCTATATAGCAAAGGTCATGCTTTTGTAACTAGTTAGTTATAGTAGCAAGTTTCAAGCAAAACCAAAGTTACAAGAAATCTTGTTATGGGGGTCAAGGGTACCATAGCAATGATGCCACATGTATGGACAAAGAGCCAAACAATTTCATTTGAAAACCTACAAAATCCTCCTTTTATCTAAACTACTTATTAACAAAAACCCTCTTTAAACTACCAAAAGAGAGTGAAAAGACTTAACCCtgtcaacaaaacaaaagaaaaataacaaaaataaaagttatgagcaacaaaataaattaaagacaaaatatttttttcttttcaaggcCTCACATTCAGGTAATAATATCAGTTGTCCTCATTTTCTCTTCCATGCTtttctctcaaaaaaaaaaaaaaaaaaaaaagtgacaaaACAGTTATCTGGAAATATTCGCTAAAGATATGAACCTTTTCAGCGatgaaaaatagtttgaaaGTTGTCACCTAAAAGATTTAGTgaccattttatttttctctctttataaattttattttcaaaattttaataagcACATGTATAATATGTATACAATTGctagttaaaatggggttcGATTGTCTAAATATTTATCTAAAAAATCATTGTAATCTACCTTTCTATAGTTACTAAATAAAACACAAGTTTTACCACGAGTCTTATATTCTTCGCTAGAAATGTGGTCCGTAATATGTAATGAGTATATGATTGTCTCCATTTGAAAATCTTAACTTTGGAATAATTGAGTAATCCAATTAGGACGAAATTCAAGGTCTTCTAAGTTttgaagtttaaaaaaaaaaaaatatatatatatatatatatatatatatatatttttgaagtTCAAGAGCATTTAATTAGTGGCTGCATGCCTCCTTAGTAACAATCATATAATAAAGTTTTTCTGCATTGTCTTATGCTAATGACGTTTGTGGAAAACATGACTTCCTATaattaaaatatcattaacTATTAATAATCTTATGAAACAAGTATTTGATAATAAGAGAAATACTAAGGAAACTCTTTCAAAGTGGAATTTTTTATAGACTCTCCATCACTTTATGTTTTTGGAAcgaaattttataatattaacacgGAAATTACACCAAAACCATGAAGTGGCAAAGTATCTTGCTTTTAAGAATCTCATTTCTCTTGACAATAATGGTAATTAATATTAACTAATTGGTCCAGCCATGCAAATTGCAACTTGCAACTAGAATTTATGAGAAATGCTGAGGCGAATTTCTCAAAAGTGGACTCTCCGTCACTCTATgttttttatacaatattttataatattaacactAGAATTGACGTTAAATGGTGAGAAGACAAAAAGTCTTACTCTGAGAGAGTTCCCTTAACTTTTGAGAATCTCCTTTCTCTTGATAATAAtggtaattaatattaattaattggtCCGGCCATGCAACTTGCAACTAGAATTTATGATAAAAGCTAAGGAGACTTTCTCAAAAGAGAACTCTCCATAGACTCTCCGCCACTCTGTATTTTGTatacaatattttattatattggcACAAGAATTAACATTTTTCTTATACCTAATTTTGATACGAAAATAACGTgacatataattttttattaaatcagCTAAACCCCAATATAATTACCAAAGGCACGTGAACAATTTCATTCATTAGGGATCGAAAATAGACATATCAAGAGAAAAATACGATTAATAGCCgccgaaaaagaaaaagaaagtaaaattaATGAATCATGAACGCAGAAGAGTTCCATCTGCTCAATTTTCGATCACAGAATAATATTTTTGGACGGGTGTGATTTATTGTCACGAGATTGTTCCTGTTGTGGGACCCACAAATGATCTATGGCGGAAATAGGCCCATTAGACATACTGTTATGCTtatctaaattaattaatttgatttgttatttttgtttcttgggcGAGGAAATTTCGATGTATACATAGTGTATAAAAAGCCAATAATAATTGAAGTGTGGACAAAAGGGTATTTGTCACAACATGTATTATCCTAATGATAATTGGTCTGCTAATAATATTGAAGATGATGACTGGACTGGGGTCACCAATCAGCATATATATGGCTTTTGCCAGCAGGAAGACatcgaaataaaaaaataatggagCTAAATTTTTTGTAATGTGAGTGTGACTAAAAAAAAGTGGTCTAATATTCTAATTGATAAAATGCTAAGCTTCTACTCATATTTTTCGAGTTTGAAATTCTCGCctcattaaaattattttaatagttttaaaacttctcattctcttaataatagtaaaatttaaaagaaaaaaaaccttagGGATCGAACATTTATGTTGATTAAAAGGACAGTTAAACCCTTGAAATCCACATCAGCAGAATATTGCTTGTGAAAATGGGACCTCTTCGGTTGATATGTCATATTCTACCTATATGTATGTGGCATGGAAGCACAAACGATGCTGACAGTCACCAAAATGGTGGTTTAATTTGTGATCCTGTCGGGGAAAATAGTGAttaattacattaaattttttcAGATACATAAAATTTACACGTTTGTTGAAATACTATCTAATAAACGTGATTATATTATTTGTATGCGAACTCATTCgtagaatcatagaaaataatCGAAGAAACTAATTTTGAGTTctaatttgttttgttataatgatttgatcaaagaaggaaaattaaatatattcaaGGGGGATCAatatttctttgaaaaaaaCAAGCAAAGGGTAATGATGGGTCAAGCTGGGTCCCGACATTTCTTGCTCAAAACGTAGACTGCATGGAATGAATTAGTTAAATCCTAAACATTGAGTGCAAAATCATAGGTTAGGGTCATGTTTAGGCCAATTAACTTTTAATCATGACCTTAAACCTAAATTAACGGGAGAATCCGGGAGACATGTGAAATCACATACCATAGGGACACGTCATGATGAGGGCGACGTGTAAGATTATTTAAACGAACTATATATGATGAATATCCATCCAAAAAAACCAAGGAAAGATAATACAAATGATTGTGAATTCTAGAGTTAGGGTTTATTTCCAATGAGGGAATTTTGTTTGGTGAGGATGATGTTGGAGAATGAGTGACGGCTTGATATTCCTCTCTTTGGCCCCCAAAACTTTCTTGGCTCCCTCCTTTCGTAGTTTCTTTTGACTCATATTTACTTCCATAAGTTATTGGCTCCTTTATGataatatatatagggaatctgtgacattatttttttacataattttttacacaCATTTTTTTGGGGCATCACtccataatgtattttaatgatcGAACCATCTGTCTTCTAGAATATTATTCAtagatcatctctgcaaaaaattagacaaattcaaaaactataaagacattcatttgtagtgaagaaaatagacgaatatggttttacaaagtgaccctaAACCCTTAATTCAACAATCATATGATTTTAGATTTGGGTAGTTTTTAGTAGACATGATTTTTGAGAGAAAACTTAAAAGATAGACGGTTCGGATTcttaaaatacattatgaaACTGTTTTACAGCAACTTAGTACTAGATATTAGGTGGTCGAGTGGATCAAACCCTCATTGGAACTGCTGTGGAGACTTTTTTTCACCGAGGATTCGAATCTCTTTTTTCATACTCTTCACTTGATTCACCAATATTATACTAACTTTAGTGCACCAAATTAAGAATGTGTACTCCAACAGTTAgacctttcttttctttgatgTCAATTATATATTCCTAATCCGAATTTCCGTCGTACAAAAAATATTGGGCAAAATGGACAAGGAATGAAAAAGAGAAGAACTTTGAATTTATCACTTTTATGTACCATACTAGTTAATAATGTTAAGTAGGCAACTTTTTTTCTTAGGAAGGAAGAAAATATCACATATTACATGACATTGATTTATAAGTacaattatacaacataaataatGCTATAGAGATGAACTTTAATGTTTAACTTAGCCTAGAGTCGACTCTACATGAACTGAACAATACTAAGTCTACCTCTTGCGAAAGAGTTGAGAAAATTGAATTAGGAAAAAGTGGGATTTTAACATTTTAAAGCATAATTTTTAGAGAAATTACATCAATTACCAAGTGTAGAGCAATCATATAATATCAGAAACTCGCACTCATGCTAGCATGCAAAAAATTCTCAGGGAGAAGAGAATGATGATtattgaagaggaagagagtggaGAGAAGATTgcatgtttaattttttatttttgaaaaaaatatataattaacttgtttttttctttaaaagagGACCAGCTAATAGTTATAGCTTCGTCATGACAATACATAtgtctttctattttttaaacaaTGGTAAGATTGGTAAAATGGGGACATGAGAGGTATTTTTTACAACTGAGATGGCTACATGAATCTCTACAAGTTGTTTCTCCTCCTTCACAGGATAGAACCCATGGCGTTATTCCGAGTAAGTAGGACGGGCTGCCAAGGGGAAGCCTAAAGATGAATGTTGATGGAGCTCGGAATCaggttgagaaaattggtggtggtgttggagtTGTAGGCAGGTTTTTGGGTGGTTTAGTGTGAAGGTCTGGTCACAGATTCTCTCATTTTTTTACGCAGAAGTTACGATGGCAAGAGAGGATTAGCCTTGGTGATGGTGAATATTTATTCTAATATATGTTTGAAAAAGCGATACACTTCAAATCATTACTGTGTGATTGACAACGCGCCATCTCTTAATTAGCTGGATGATCAACTAATTGATTAGTAGTGTGATGAAAAAGTATAATAGAGatacaaaatttacaaatgCCAGAACTCCCTTTGAATATCCTTTGTTTGCACACAGAGAAGTGGGCCTAACCCTAGTTTGTAAGGGTCACATCCAGTCCCTAGTTTCCAATCACATCCTTTCGGAATcagtttcaactttcaagtgTGCATTGATGCACGGTTGATGAATAATTAGATACATATTATTAATCAGTAATcaatatcatctcatttcattgCCTTATAAGGTAACCGAACAACTTtaggtttcatcataaaatcaattgataatataTAGAGTAGTTCATCTTATTTATAAACTTATGCAAGTCCCTCTTCCCATTTATGTAAAATTCATTTTCAACATGATGCCCTCACATATGGTGAATTTTTAAGTCTAACACATAGACAATACAAACGGGGTGGCATGGAACACATGTAGCTATTGTTCTTCACACGTGAGACAATCTGCTCTAATACAGAAACttagggttccaccataaaaccaattgacaatatagagagtaacccaacttacttataagctcatATAATGTCCCTTCTCCAATCAATGTGAGACTTATTCTCAACAAGAACATTTTAGGATTATTTGTGGATGAAAATTTTGTACACGGCTCATTTGACAAAATTtcacttgcaagagaacaaacACCATCAGCCTAATTAATGAACACCCTGAAAAAAGAGGGGAGGGTGTCTGTCAAAGTATCTCAAATGCCTAAGTCAGAAAAGTAGTAAATAGAAAAGTAGAACTTGAGAGAATTATGAGTAATAAGTGGCGATTACCGTTTCTGTTGTTTGACCTAGGTATCTATATGAAAAAATGTAGCACGCATATGGGAGGGAGGCTGCAGAGTATACTAGGCAGTTCTTGATGATGCAAGGCAGTTCCACTCTTGCCAGCTAGAGATTCTGAAGATCCATGTTGGTAAAAGCACAGATGTGAAAGACACTCAAAGGGAGCTCCAAAGATTCAACACGTTGCCACCATTGAGTCAAGTATCGCTTAATGGCAAGACATATTATAGGTATCCTGAAGAGCTCATGACCCGTATAATGAGCGGCCCAAAGAGCCCATGGTGCGATAATGGCATAAAAGTCTATAGGTAAATTTGTGGTCAACTTATGACGTCAAGAGTAAAACTATCATATTGGTTATATGGTCACGTGTTCTTCATATATGGTTAATTTATG
This genomic stretch from Pyrus communis chromosome 2, drPyrComm1.1, whole genome shotgun sequence harbors:
- the LOC137727022 gene encoding NAC domain-containing protein 21/22-like; this translates as MGLRDIGATLPPGFRFYPSDEELVCHYLYKKITNEEALKGTLVEIDLHICEPWQLPEVAKLNANEWYFFSFRDRKYATGFRTNRATSTGYWKATGKDRLVMEPGTGDIVGMRKTLVFYRNRAPNGIKTGWIMHEFRLETPHMPPKEDWVLCRVFYKGKAAENSTKLNPHDFTLETTPCTVPLNLVPPPPTYNQTMPCVYNQNHNQTNAFLNLLQLPHQEKYTNSSVSELNTKNDDEYGFLWDMNLEEGSFDNGVASNLDEMGFQVDENSMDLL